A single window of Ovis canadensis isolate MfBH-ARS-UI-01 breed Bighorn chromosome 15, ARS-UI_OviCan_v2, whole genome shotgun sequence DNA harbors:
- the CLP1 gene encoding polyribonucleotide 5'-hydroxyl-kinase Clp1 codes for MGEEANDDKKPTTKFELERETELRFEVEASQSVQLELLAGMAEIFGTELTRNKKFTFDAGAKVAVFTWHGCSLQLSGRTEVAYVSKDTPMLLYLNTHTALEQMRRQAEKEEERGPRVMVVGPTDVGKSTVCRLLLNYAVRLGRRPTYVELDVGQGSVSIPGTMGALYIERPADVEEGFSIQAPLVYHFGSTTPGTNIKLYNKITSRLADVFNQRCEVNRRASVSGCVINTCGWVKGSGYQALVHAASAFEVDVVVVLDQERLYNELKRDLPHFVRTVLLPKSGGVVERSKDFRRECRDERIREYFYGFRGCFYPHAFNVKFSDVKIYKVGAPTIPDSCLPLGMSQEDNQLKLVPVTPGRDMVHHLLSVSTAEGAEESLSETSVAGFIVVTSVDLEHQVFTVLSPAPRPLPKNFLLIMDIRFMDLK; via the exons ATGGGAGAGGAGGCCAATGATGACAAGAAGCCAACAACTAAATTTGAACTGGAGCGGGAGACAGAGCTTCGCTTTGAGGTGGAGGCGTCGCAGTCAGTTCAGTTGGAGCTGCTGGCTGGCATGGCAGAAATCTTCGGCACAGAGCTGACCCGAAACAAGAAGTTCACCTTTGATGCTGGCGCCAAGGTGGCTGTCTTCACTTGGCACGGCTGTTCGCTGCAGCTCAGTGGGCGCACCGAGGTGGCTTACGTCTCCAAGGACACCCCAATGTTGCTTTATCTCAACACACATACGGCCTTGGAGCAGATGCGGAGGCAGGCCGAGAAGGAGGAGGAGCGGGGCCCCCGGGTGATGGTCGTGGGCCCCACGGACGTGGGCAAGTCCACCGTGTGCCGTCTGCTGCTCAACTACGCGGTGCGTCTGGGCCGCCGTCCCACGTACGTGGAGCTGGATGTGGGCCAGGGCTCTGTGTCCATCCCCGGCACCATGGGGGCCCTCTACATCGAGCGGCCGGCGGACGTTGAGGAGGGGTTCTCCATCCAGGCCCCGCTGGTGTACCACTTCGGCTCCACCACGCCCGGCACCAACATCAAGCTTTATAATAAG ATTACATCTCGTTTAGCCGATGTGTTCAACCAAAGGTGTGAAGTGAACCGCAGGGCCTCGGTGAGCGGCTGTGTCATTAACACCTGTGGCTGGGTCAAGGGCTCTGGTTACCAGGCCCTGGTCCACGCAGCCTCAGCCTTTGAGGTGGATGTCGTCGTGGTTCTGGATCAAGAACGGCTGTACAACGAGCTGAAGCGGGACCTGCCTCACTTCGTCCGCACGGTGCTGCTCCCCAAGTCGGGGGGTGTGGTGGAGCGCTCCAAGGACTTCCGGCGGGAATGCCGGGATGAGCGCATCCGTGAGTATTTCTATGGGTTCCGGGGCTGTTTTTATCCCCATGCCTTCAACGTCAAATTTTCAGATGTGAAAATCTACAAAGTCGGGGCACCCACCATCCCAGACTCCTGCCTGCCTCTGGGCATGTCTCAGGAGGACAATCAGCTCAAGCTGGTGCCCGTCACCCCCGGCCGAGATATGGTGCACCACCTGCTGAGCGTCAGCACCGCCGAGGGCGCCGAGGAGAGCCTCTCGGAGACCAGCGTGGCGGGCTTCATTGTGGTGACCAGCGTGGACCTGGAGCACCAGGTGTTCACCGtcctctcccccgccccccgcccgctgCCCAAGAACTTCCTGCTCATCATGGATATCCGGTTCATGGATCTTAAGTAG
- the LOC138420242 gene encoding proline-rich protein 2-like, with protein sequence MRLGPEQGSAERGDGLEPQGESGAQSPSRGRGAEGRRPGQGRPTPRGPGPAAAGGPGPDTERGLPPPPLLGTPSLEVTLPSHPRTPHFRFRRGQRPRHSPAASPASPPPPPPPPGSAVRPLRGSARPPHARRPPRDARARPATLAFQPARGRCPQGRVARPPCAPIGSWRRGRALRLARGAFLSFMRLTPPRPPPRALPFTVRPPPPTPP encoded by the exons ATGAGGCTTGGACCAGAACAGGGGTCGGCAGAGCGGGGCGACGGACTCGAGCCGCAGGGAGAGAGCGGCGCCCAGTCCCCATCCCGGGGCCGGGGCGCCGAGGGTCGCCGTCCGGGGCAGGGCCGGCCCACACCGAGAGGACCGG GTCCAGCCGCGGCCGGAGGACCCGGCCCGGACACGGAGCGGGGACTCCCACCGCCGCCGCTCCTCGGTACCCCTTCCCTAGAGGTCacgctcccctcccacccccggaCCCCGCACTTCCGCTTCCGCAGGGGCCAGCGGCCCCGGCACTCACCCGCGGCCAGCCCcgcgtcgccgccgccgccgccgccgcctcccggcAGTGCCGTCCGGCCTCTGAGAGGCAGCGCGCGGCCCCCGCACGCTCGGCGCCCGCCCCGCGACGCGCGTGCCCGCCCCGCGACGCTCGCCTTCCAGCCGGCGCGCGGCCGTTGCCCTCAGGGCCGGGTCGCCCGCCCTCCCTGCGCTCCCATTGGCTCCTGGCGCCGGGGGCGCGCGTTGCGTCTCGCGCGGGGCGCGTTTCTCTCATTCATGCGGCTCACGCCGCCGCGCCCGCCCCCGCGCGCGCTCCCATTCACCGTgcggcccccaccccccacgccgCCCTAG